A window of the Janthinobacterium agaricidamnosum NBRC 102515 = DSM 9628 genome harbors these coding sequences:
- a CDS encoding type VI secretion system tube protein Hcp: MILLNFATKIKGTAILDAHTDWITIDSIEFGVGRAISTSGGGTDRDTSNPSFSEIRLSKATDIASSDLFMQAICGKSLGKAEIHFIQTGGTSSKGQVYLKIELEAAIVSSYDLKSAGERPSETFSINFTKISYQYDSFNGASVTPGTPKKWDLEANAKY; this comes from the coding sequence ATGATCTTGCTGAACTTCGCCACCAAAATCAAGGGCACCGCCATCCTCGACGCCCACACCGACTGGATCACCATCGACTCGATCGAATTCGGCGTCGGCCGCGCCATTTCGACCAGCGGCGGCGGCACCGACCGCGACACCAGCAACCCGTCGTTTTCCGAAATCCGCTTGTCCAAGGCCACCGACATCGCCTCGTCCGACCTGTTCATGCAGGCGATTTGCGGCAAGAGCCTGGGCAAGGCCGAGATCCACTTCATCCAGACCGGCGGCACCAGCAGCAAGGGCCAGGTCTACCTGAAGATCGAACTGGAAGCGGCCATCGTCAGCTCGTACGACCTGAAAAGCGCCGGCGAACGCCCATCGGAAACCTTCTCGATCAACTTCACCAAGATCAGCTACCAGTACGACTCGTTCAACGGCGCCAGCGTCACCCCGGGCACGCCGAAGAAATGGGACCTTGAGGCGAACGCCAAGTACTGA
- a CDS encoding serine/threonine-protein kinase: MSNRVAMRENIGKYRLESVLGKGAMGVVYRAFDPLIERTVALKTIRKDAAEDVQHQEMIDRFRKEAQAAGRLMHPNIVAIHEYGEDDEVAFIAMEFIEGTPLSALLGEQPAAMASTLGWMRDLLDALAYSHEQGVVHRDIKPANLLVTRDGRIKISDFGIARIESSTLTQTGAMLGTPSYMSPEQFRCEAVDGRSDLFSAGIVLYQLLTGKRPFSGSASTVMQQILNHTPPQPSMFNAALPAGFDSIVMRALAKQPAERFSSARAFLQALLATQQGQAIADADSDATILATPAAAQLFTATLGGPADQSSAATGTADLAPWKRTVFPSLELILAQQIGPMARLLLKKIGAMADDFDALCQQLLPHIPSPAGRARFEEQLADIRLLLAPPPAPEPVPDSAVKEATLALPVADVTALTAAEAGATLRMPPAPLLAPRLTPEFSAAIVPRLAAWIGPIASIVAKRAARECGEDGDLDAFLQLLALHIDSDAERQRFIGEARSVAAS, encoded by the coding sequence ATGAGTAACCGCGTCGCGATGCGGGAAAACATCGGCAAATACCGCCTGGAGAGCGTGCTCGGCAAGGGCGCGATGGGCGTCGTCTATCGTGCGTTCGATCCGCTGATCGAACGCACGGTGGCGCTGAAGACCATCCGCAAGGATGCCGCCGAGGATGTGCAGCACCAGGAAATGATCGACCGCTTCCGCAAGGAGGCGCAGGCGGCCGGCCGCCTGATGCACCCGAATATCGTGGCGATCCACGAGTATGGCGAAGACGACGAGGTGGCGTTCATCGCGATGGAATTCATCGAAGGCACGCCGCTGTCGGCGCTGCTGGGCGAGCAGCCGGCGGCCATGGCCAGCACGCTGGGCTGGATGCGCGACTTGCTCGACGCCCTGGCGTATTCCCACGAACAGGGCGTGGTGCACCGCGATATCAAGCCGGCCAACCTGCTGGTGACGCGCGACGGCCGCATCAAGATCAGCGATTTCGGCATCGCCCGCATCGAATCGTCGACGCTGACCCAGACCGGCGCGATGCTGGGCACGCCCAGCTATATGTCGCCGGAACAGTTCCGCTGCGAAGCGGTCGACGGCCGCAGCGACCTGTTCTCGGCCGGCATCGTGCTGTACCAGCTATTGACCGGCAAGCGGCCGTTTTCCGGTTCCGCCTCGACCGTGATGCAGCAAATCCTGAACCACACGCCGCCGCAGCCGTCGATGTTCAATGCCGCGCTGCCGGCCGGCTTCGACAGCATCGTCATGCGCGCGCTGGCGAAGCAGCCGGCCGAACGTTTTTCATCGGCGCGCGCCTTTTTGCAGGCGCTGCTGGCGACCCAGCAGGGCCAGGCCATCGCCGACGCCGACAGCGACGCCACCATCCTGGCCACGCCGGCGGCGGCGCAGCTATTCACGGCGACGCTGGGCGGGCCGGCCGACCAGTCGTCGGCGGCGACCGGCACGGCCGACCTGGCGCCATGGAAAAGGACGGTGTTCCCGTCGCTGGAATTGATCCTGGCGCAGCAGATCGGGCCGATGGCCAGGCTGCTGCTGAAGAAAATCGGCGCCATGGCCGATGATTTCGATGCGCTGTGCCAGCAATTGCTGCCGCACATACCGTCGCCGGCCGGGCGCGCCCGGTTCGAGGAACAACTGGCCGATATCCGCTTGTTGCTGGCCCCACCGCCCGCGCCGGAGCCGGTGCCGGACAGCGCGGTCAAGGAGGCGACGCTGGCGCTGCCGGTGGCCGATGTCACGGCGCTCACGGCGGCGGAGGCGGGCGCGACACTCAGGATGCCGCCAGCGCCGTTATTGGCGCCGAGACTGACGCCGGAATTCAGCGCCGCCATCGTGCCGCGGCTGGCGGCGTGGATCGGGCCGATCGCCAGCATCGTCGCCAAGCGCGCCGCGCGGGAATGCGGCGAAGACGGCGACCTTGACGCGTTCCTGCAATTGCTGGCGCTGCACATCGACAGCGACGCGGAGCGCCAGCGTTTTATCGGCGAAGCGCGCAGCGTCGCCGCAAGCTGA
- the tssA gene encoding type VI secretion system protein TssA, protein MKNTQLDAVIDVAGLLGEVNPQQPCGPDLEYDPDYLALERELKGKPETHYGAEIVPATPPDWQRVLDLALQLTQRSRDLRIAVVLCRALLKQHGWNGFAAGLQLIDQLLQQRWDSVHPQLDPDDGNDPLPRVNVLAALASPAMLLPEVRAALLVSSRAHGNFSMRDIDIGSGELEAPPGTIAPSPASVSAAFVEADGAALAALHGTLQTACAAAADIERNLTQRVGAAHALDLDPLTRMLQRIRDFIAAQLASRGLGPAPAAAEADPPSGAGTAPGLPRQPGATPGAVQIASREDVVLLLEKICQYYQRNEPSSPIPMLLRRVQRLATKNFIELLQDLAPEGLQQFYQLSGPPADS, encoded by the coding sequence ATGAAAAACACACAACTGGATGCGGTCATCGACGTGGCCGGCCTGCTCGGCGAGGTCAACCCGCAACAGCCCTGCGGTCCGGACCTCGAATACGACCCGGATTACCTGGCGCTGGAACGCGAATTGAAGGGCAAGCCGGAAACCCATTACGGCGCCGAGATCGTGCCCGCCACGCCGCCCGACTGGCAGCGCGTGCTCGACCTGGCGCTGCAACTGACGCAGCGCAGCCGCGACTTGCGGATCGCCGTGGTGCTGTGCCGCGCGCTGCTGAAACAGCATGGCTGGAACGGCTTCGCGGCCGGCCTGCAATTGATCGACCAGCTGCTGCAACAGCGCTGGGACAGCGTGCATCCGCAACTCGATCCCGACGACGGCAACGATCCGCTACCGCGCGTCAACGTGCTGGCGGCGCTGGCCAGTCCGGCCATGCTGCTGCCCGAGGTGCGCGCGGCGCTGCTGGTCAGTTCGCGCGCGCACGGCAACTTCAGCATGCGCGACATCGACATCGGCAGCGGCGAACTGGAAGCGCCGCCCGGCACGATCGCGCCATCGCCGGCATCGGTATCGGCCGCCTTCGTCGAAGCCGACGGCGCCGCGCTGGCGGCGCTGCACGGCACGCTGCAAACGGCTTGCGCCGCCGCCGCCGACATCGAGCGCAACTTGACGCAGCGGGTCGGCGCGGCCCATGCGCTGGACCTCGATCCATTGACGCGGATGCTGCAGCGCATCCGCGATTTTATCGCCGCGCAACTGGCCAGCCGTGGCCTCGGCCCGGCTCCGGCGGCCGCCGAAGCGGACCCGCCATCGGGCGCCGGCACCGCGCCGGGCCTGCCGCGGCAGCCTGGCGCCACGCCCGGCGCGGTGCAGATCGCCAGCCGCGAAGACGTGGTGCTGCTGCTGGAAAAAATCTGCCAGTACTACCAGCGCAACGAACCGTCGAGCCCGATCCCGATGCTGCTGCGCCGGGTCCAGCGGCTGGCCACCAAGAACTTCATCGAACTGCTGCAAGACCTGGCGCCGGAAGGCCTGCAACAGTTTTATCAGCTCAGCGGCCCGCCCGCCGACAGTTGA
- the tssB gene encoding type VI secretion system contractile sheath small subunit, producing MAKESSQKFIARNRAPRVQIEYDVEVYGAQKSVQLPFVMGVLSDLSGKPAEALAPVAERKLLEIDVDNFDERLKSVKPRFATMVPNTLTGEGNLALDITFESMDDFSPAAVARKVEPLRQLLEARSQLSNLLTYMDGKTGAEELIARLLQQPELMRALSAAPAPRAAPETE from the coding sequence ATGGCAAAAGAAAGCAGTCAGAAATTTATCGCCCGCAATCGCGCGCCGCGCGTCCAGATCGAATACGACGTCGAAGTCTATGGCGCGCAAAAATCGGTCCAGCTGCCGTTCGTGATGGGCGTGCTGTCCGACCTGTCCGGCAAGCCGGCCGAAGCGCTGGCGCCGGTGGCCGAACGCAAGCTGCTGGAAATCGACGTCGACAATTTCGACGAGCGCCTGAAATCGGTCAAGCCGCGCTTTGCCACGATGGTGCCGAACACGCTGACCGGCGAAGGCAACCTGGCGCTGGACATCACGTTCGAAAGCATGGACGACTTTTCGCCGGCGGCGGTGGCGCGCAAGGTCGAGCCGCTGCGCCAGCTGCTGGAAGCGCGCAGCCAGTTGTCGAATCTGCTGACCTATATGGATGGCAAGACCGGCGCCGAGGAATTGATCGCCAGGCTGCTGCAACAGCCGGAACTGATGCGCGCGCTGAGCGCCGCGCCGGCCCCGCGCGCCGCGCCAGAGACCGAATAA
- a CDS encoding CesT family type III secretion system chaperone encodes MNEKIDLHNKLIPLFKFLNAGIPEKNLIQSYEATLQSDIKINFQLIAEEYLAFSCTLKLPNNYSKNFPLELLQANLNIDDHPQITIGVAVESSEIVIWSKQLLAHLHNDALISSFQKFSYYSDTIKKWVGKENSRPGGSKSREDFTLRRIYSNHASKTPV; translated from the coding sequence ATGAACGAGAAAATTGATCTGCATAATAAGTTAATTCCTCTTTTCAAATTCCTGAATGCGGGAATTCCCGAGAAGAACCTGATTCAAAGTTATGAAGCCACTCTGCAATCGGACATAAAAATCAACTTCCAACTGATTGCTGAAGAATATCTGGCATTCAGTTGCACCCTAAAACTTCCAAACAACTACAGTAAGAACTTTCCATTGGAATTGTTACAAGCCAACTTGAATATCGATGATCATCCGCAGATCACCATCGGCGTAGCCGTCGAATCGTCAGAAATTGTGATATGGAGTAAACAATTATTAGCGCATCTTCATAACGACGCCTTAATCAGTTCATTTCAAAAATTTTCATATTACTCCGACACCATCAAAAAATGGGTGGGTAAAGAAAATAGCAGGCCCGGCGGCAGTAAATCCAGGGAAGATTTTACGCTTCGGAGAATCTATTCCAACCATGCTTCAAAAACCCCTGTTTAA
- the tssC gene encoding type VI secretion system contractile sheath large subunit, which translates to MSNATSTLNQAAALPGIEATGEAGDFASLLQKQFKPKSDKARDAVENAVRTLAQQALQDTALLSDDVLGTIERMIAQIDKKLSEQVNVILHHKEFQAVEGAWRGLHYLVNNTETDEMLKIRVMNISKNELHRTLKKFKGVAWDQSPVFKKLYEEEYGQFGGEPYGSLVADYYFDNSAPDVDLLTQMAQVSAASHAPLITAADPAVMLMDSWQELANPRDLTKIFQTPEHAAWRSFRESDDARYVGLAMPRFLARAPYGARSNPVEEFDFEEDTSAPNSANFTWANAAYAMAVNINRSFKNYGWCSQIRGIESGGAVENLPVHTFPTDDGGVDMTCPTEIAISDRREAELAKNGFMPLVHKKNSDFAAFIGAQSMHKPAEYDDPDATANANLAARLPYLFATCRFAHYLKCIVRDKIGSFKERSDMEIWLNNWVARYVENNPATATDADKARKPLAGAEVVVEEIEGNPGYYGAKFYLRPHYQLEGLTVSLRLVSKLPSAKA; encoded by the coding sequence ATGAGCAATGCCACTTCCACGCTCAACCAGGCGGCCGCGCTGCCCGGCATCGAGGCGACCGGCGAGGCCGGCGATTTCGCCAGCCTGCTGCAAAAACAGTTCAAGCCGAAGTCCGACAAGGCGCGCGACGCGGTCGAGAACGCGGTGCGCACGCTGGCCCAGCAGGCGCTGCAAGACACCGCGCTGCTGTCCGACGACGTGCTCGGCACGATCGAACGCATGATTGCGCAAATCGACAAGAAACTGTCCGAACAAGTCAACGTGATCTTGCACCACAAGGAATTCCAGGCGGTCGAAGGCGCGTGGCGCGGCTTGCATTACCTCGTCAACAATACCGAAACCGACGAGATGCTGAAGATACGCGTGATGAACATCTCGAAGAACGAGCTGCACAGGACGCTGAAAAAATTCAAGGGCGTCGCCTGGGATCAAAGCCCGGTGTTCAAGAAGCTGTATGAAGAAGAATACGGCCAGTTCGGCGGCGAGCCTTACGGTTCGCTGGTGGCCGACTATTACTTCGACAACAGCGCACCCGACGTCGACCTGCTGACCCAGATGGCGCAAGTGAGCGCCGCCTCGCACGCGCCGCTGATCACCGCCGCCGACCCGGCCGTGATGCTGATGGACAGCTGGCAGGAGCTGGCCAACCCGCGCGACCTGACCAAGATTTTCCAGACCCCGGAACACGCCGCGTGGCGCTCGTTCCGCGAGTCGGACGATGCACGCTACGTCGGCCTGGCGATGCCGCGCTTCCTGGCGCGCGCACCGTACGGCGCGCGCTCCAACCCGGTCGAGGAATTCGATTTCGAGGAAGACACCAGCGCGCCGAACAGCGCCAACTTCACCTGGGCCAACGCGGCCTACGCGATGGCGGTCAACATCAACCGCTCGTTCAAGAACTATGGCTGGTGCTCGCAAATCCGCGGCATCGAATCCGGCGGCGCGGTCGAAAACCTGCCGGTGCACACCTTCCCGACCGATGACGGCGGCGTCGACATGACCTGCCCGACCGAGATCGCGATTTCCGACCGGCGCGAGGCGGAGCTGGCCAAGAACGGCTTCATGCCGCTGGTGCACAAGAAGAACAGCGACTTCGCCGCCTTCATCGGCGCCCAGTCGATGCACAAGCCGGCCGAGTACGACGATCCGGACGCCACCGCCAACGCCAACCTGGCCGCGCGCCTGCCGTACCTGTTCGCGACCTGCCGTTTTGCGCATTACCTGAAGTGCATCGTGCGCGACAAGATCGGCTCGTTCAAGGAACGCAGCGACATGGAAATCTGGCTCAACAACTGGGTCGCGCGCTATGTCGAAAACAACCCGGCCACCGCCACCGACGCCGACAAGGCGCGCAAGCCGCTGGCCGGCGCCGAAGTGGTGGTCGAGGAAATCGAAGGCAATCCCGGCTACTACGGCGCCAAGTTCTACCTGCGTCCGCATTACCAGCTGGAAGGCTTGACGGTGTCGCTGCGGCTGGTGTCGAAACTGCCGTCGGCCAAGGCCTGA
- the xopG gene encoding XopG/HopH/AvrPtoH family type III secretion system effector: MSHIQASVIAPYIHIEARTEDQYRAAEYAIEKIASKKNGASLLDEIQKLSTNGKALKVVVVSVNSAARPVLTEKQAEAHQVSKNEFHAAHNAKAIQLASKQSLGRKGEGTSASIDWNPRQSVKIDASGRPKLIDDTSLSFASLAHELVHGYRMMKGTFTGGTSDRYDPSTPAAEEEDRAVGTGKFSKEPLSENGIRSEHGLPLRQFYRAAPDSDSDSGSLKFN, from the coding sequence ATGAGCCATATACAAGCAAGCGTTATCGCACCATACATCCATATCGAAGCCAGAACGGAAGACCAATACCGTGCGGCTGAATATGCCATCGAAAAAATTGCGAGCAAAAAAAATGGCGCCAGTCTTTTAGATGAAATACAAAAACTGAGCACCAATGGCAAGGCCCTGAAAGTCGTTGTCGTCAGTGTTAACTCGGCTGCGCGTCCGGTCTTAACCGAAAAACAAGCCGAAGCGCATCAGGTATCGAAAAATGAATTTCATGCCGCGCATAATGCCAAGGCCATCCAGCTGGCCTCGAAACAATCATTGGGCAGAAAAGGCGAGGGCACCAGCGCCAGCATCGACTGGAATCCCCGCCAGAGCGTGAAGATCGATGCGAGCGGGCGGCCGAAACTGATCGATGACACCTCACTGTCTTTTGCATCGCTGGCGCATGAACTGGTGCATGGCTACCGCATGATGAAGGGTACGTTTACGGGAGGAACGAGCGACCGTTATGATCCGTCCACCCCTGCGGCCGAAGAAGAAGACCGCGCGGTCGGCACCGGTAAATTTTCCAAAGAACCTCTTTCGGAAAACGGCATTCGCAGCGAACATGGTTTGCCACTCCGTCAGTTTTACCGGGCGGCGCCGGATTCAGACAGCGATTCCGGCAGCCTGAAATTCAATTAA
- a CDS encoding sigma-70 family RNA polymerase sigma factor, which yields MQTHTPENQRLVDLLARVALKDHASFQQLYSLTCDHLYGVSVRIVRKRELADEILQEAYINVWEQAGSYAATLSTPMTWLITVVRNKALDRLRKDKLEFERSTPLDAEMQEQHAGEHAEGADPHQLFAAATEKIDLNKCLSLLEAPHRQSLALAYYSGMSHAEVACHLQVPLGTAKAWLRRGLEKLKKCYDELYQEQRREGGRL from the coding sequence ATGCAAACCCATACACCGGAAAACCAGCGCCTGGTTGACCTGCTCGCACGAGTTGCGCTGAAAGACCATGCATCATTCCAGCAGCTCTACAGCCTGACCTGCGACCATTTGTACGGCGTCTCGGTGCGCATCGTGCGCAAGCGCGAGCTGGCCGACGAAATCCTGCAAGAGGCTTACATCAATGTATGGGAACAGGCCGGCAGTTATGCCGCGACGTTGTCGACCCCGATGACGTGGCTGATTACGGTGGTGCGCAACAAGGCGCTAGACCGTTTACGCAAAGACAAGTTAGAATTCGAACGCAGCACCCCGCTCGATGCGGAAATGCAGGAGCAGCACGCCGGCGAGCATGCCGAAGGCGCCGACCCTCACCAACTATTTGCTGCCGCCACCGAGAAGATCGATTTGAACAAATGCCTGTCCTTGCTGGAAGCGCCGCACCGCCAATCGCTGGCGCTGGCGTATTACAGCGGCATGTCGCACGCCGAGGTGGCTTGTCATTTGCAGGTGCCGCTCGGCACGGCGAAGGCGTGGCTCCGACGCGGCCTGGAAAAGCTGAAGAAGTGTTACGACGAACTGTACCAGGAGCAGCGGCGTGAAGGAGGCCGACTATGA
- a CDS encoding LysR family transcriptional regulator has product MKRITPAELAQFLSIAQHRSFSRAAIELGVSPSALSHSLRGLEEQLGLRLLNRTTRSVGLTEAGERLLSRIAPAFRDIDDALEDLNHFRGKPSGSLRINAGRSATQLVLLPLVARFLKLYPEIRVEIDDNDALVDVVSSGFDAGVRFGERIEADMVAIPLGRSMRSVVVATPAFLAEHGVPAHPHDLPGLPCIRHRFPSGVLYRWELERDGIKLETQVDGPLTLHDVRMMVDAALHGAGLAFVFEHMAAEHVASGRLVQVLEDWCPHYPGLYLYYPSRRQVPAALKAFIEFVQASR; this is encoded by the coding sequence ATGAAACGCATCACGCCCGCCGAACTGGCGCAATTCCTCAGCATCGCCCAGCACCGCAGCTTCAGCCGCGCCGCGATCGAACTGGGTGTGTCGCCATCCGCGCTGAGCCATTCGCTGCGCGGCCTGGAAGAACAGCTGGGCCTGCGCCTGCTGAACCGCACCACCCGCAGCGTAGGGCTGACCGAAGCCGGCGAACGGCTGCTGTCGCGCATCGCGCCGGCCTTCCGCGACATCGACGATGCGCTGGAAGACTTGAACCATTTTCGCGGCAAGCCGTCCGGTTCGCTGCGCATCAATGCCGGGCGCTCGGCCACGCAACTGGTGCTGCTGCCGCTGGTGGCGCGCTTTTTAAAACTGTATCCGGAAATCAGGGTCGAGATCGACGACAACGATGCGCTGGTCGATGTGGTGTCCAGCGGTTTCGACGCCGGCGTGCGTTTCGGCGAACGGATCGAAGCGGACATGGTGGCGATCCCGCTCGGCCGGTCGATGCGTTCGGTGGTGGTCGCCACGCCGGCATTCCTGGCCGAGCATGGCGTGCCGGCACATCCGCACGACTTGCCGGGTTTGCCCTGCATACGCCACCGTTTTCCCAGCGGCGTGCTGTACCGCTGGGAACTGGAGCGCGACGGCATCAAGCTGGAAACCCAGGTCGATGGCCCGCTGACCCTGCACGACGTGCGCATGATGGTCGATGCGGCGCTGCATGGCGCCGGACTGGCGTTCGTGTTCGAGCACATGGCCGCCGAACACGTGGCCAGCGGCCGCCTGGTGCAAGTGCTGGAGGACTGGTGCCCGCACTATCCGGGCCTGTACCTGTATTACCCGAGCCGGCGCCAAGTGCCGGCTGCGCTGAAGGCGTTCATCGAGTTTGTGCAGGCGTCGCGTTGA
- a CDS encoding Tll0287-like domain-containing protein, whose protein sequence is MKKLSLAAKFNLVFLLVSAAGFVGASMVTDALLARNAREETLENARLLMSASSAAGKYAAAHIVPLLENRMKFEFLPESVPTFAAIEHLNELLKSYPNYSYKYATLNPTNPRNRANAWETPLVQTLRTHAGTPELVGERSTPAGPSLYIARPIRISNEACLACHSVPEAAPKTMLDIYGREHGFGWKLNEVVGAQVVSVPMAVPLARAKLLLHSYMWSMLGIFAFLFVALNLMVHWFVTRRIKQMSRVADAVSLGRFDAAELDMRGGDELSQLARSFSRMRTSLASAMKMLDE, encoded by the coding sequence ATGAAAAAACTGTCCCTTGCCGCCAAATTCAACCTGGTGTTCCTGCTCGTGTCGGCGGCCGGCTTTGTCGGCGCCAGCATGGTCACCGATGCGCTGCTGGCGCGTAATGCGCGCGAAGAAACGCTGGAAAACGCGCGCCTGCTGATGAGCGCCTCGTCGGCGGCCGGCAAGTACGCGGCCGCGCATATCGTGCCGCTGCTGGAAAACCGCATGAAGTTCGAATTCCTGCCGGAGTCGGTGCCGACCTTCGCCGCCATCGAACACTTGAACGAGTTGCTGAAGTCGTATCCGAACTACAGCTACAAGTATGCGACGCTGAACCCGACCAATCCGCGCAACCGCGCCAATGCATGGGAAACGCCGCTGGTGCAAACCTTGCGCACCCATGCCGGCACCCCGGAACTGGTCGGCGAGCGCAGCACGCCGGCCGGTCCGTCGCTGTACATCGCGCGGCCGATCCGCATCAGCAACGAAGCCTGCCTGGCGTGCCACAGCGTGCCGGAAGCGGCGCCCAAGACCATGCTCGACATTTACGGCCGCGAGCACGGTTTCGGCTGGAAGCTCAATGAAGTGGTCGGCGCGCAGGTGGTGTCGGTGCCGATGGCGGTGCCGCTGGCGCGCGCCAAGCTGCTGTTGCACAGCTATATGTGGTCGATGCTGGGCATCTTCGCCTTCCTGTTCGTCGCCCTGAACCTGATGGTGCACTGGTTCGTCACGCGCCGCATCAAGCAAATGTCGCGCGTCGCCGACGCGGTCAGCCTGGGCCGGTTCGACGCGGCCGAACTCGACATGCGCGGCGGCGACGAGCTGTCGCAACTGGCGCGCTCGTTCAGCCGCATGCGCACCAGCCTGGCCAGCGCGATGAAAATGCTGGATGAGTAA
- a CDS encoding anti-sigma factor, which yields MNYERQELLDRLAGMYVLGTMNATARRRFGRLLKESTAAQRAVAAWNDSLAPLHQVVPPLKAPPHIWERISEKTRPRTQPEVATAGWFERCRMLLYGAAPAALACCIGIVGTSLLATQYPGVIGLQERNVNMPASYVGLLTDGADNVALTVSSLRRGKVVTLKVVRPLAVPPGMVARLWALPSNRAPVALANVPDSGSAKVILDVPSETMFADVPRLALSYESDPDTTAPSGPFVLLGHCVKYW from the coding sequence ATGAACTACGAGCGCCAGGAACTGCTGGACAGACTGGCAGGCATGTATGTGCTCGGCACCATGAACGCTACGGCACGGCGTCGTTTCGGCCGGCTCTTGAAGGAATCGACCGCGGCCCAACGCGCCGTCGCGGCGTGGAATGACAGCCTTGCGCCGCTGCACCAGGTAGTGCCGCCGTTGAAGGCGCCACCGCACATCTGGGAACGCATTTCTGAAAAAACCAGGCCGCGTACGCAGCCGGAAGTGGCGACGGCCGGCTGGTTCGAGCGCTGCCGCATGCTGTTGTATGGCGCGGCCCCGGCCGCGCTGGCTTGCTGCATCGGGATCGTCGGTACCAGCCTGCTGGCGACCCAGTATCCCGGCGTCATCGGCTTGCAGGAGCGCAACGTCAATATGCCGGCCAGCTATGTCGGTTTGCTGACCGATGGCGCCGACAATGTCGCGCTGACGGTCAGCTCGCTACGGCGCGGCAAGGTGGTGACGCTGAAGGTGGTCCGGCCGCTGGCCGTCCCGCCCGGCATGGTGGCCCGCTTGTGGGCCTTGCCGAGCAACCGTGCGCCGGTGGCGCTGGCCAATGTGCCGGACAGCGGCAGCGCCAAGGTCATCCTCGACGTGCCGTCCGAAACCATGTTCGCCGACGTGCCGCGACTGGCGCTGAGCTATGAATCGGACCCTGATACCACCGCCCCGAGCGGACCGTTCGTGTTGCTCGGACACTGCGTCAAATACTGGTAG
- a CDS encoding c-type cytochrome: MQIKLSALLVLAMAGQPAAQAAPDLEAGKRAFATCASCHQVGRSARAGFGPHLHGVFGRKAGTTADFHYSPAMKNASIVWTEQTLAAFLKSPGDVVPGNKMRFWGMTSDEKIANLLAYLRSVQ; encoded by the coding sequence ATGCAAATCAAGCTATCCGCATTGCTGGTCCTGGCCATGGCCGGCCAACCGGCGGCGCAAGCCGCGCCCGACCTGGAGGCCGGCAAGCGCGCCTTCGCCACATGCGCATCCTGCCATCAGGTCGGGCGTTCGGCGCGGGCCGGTTTCGGCCCGCACCTGCATGGCGTATTTGGCCGCAAGGCCGGGACCACGGCGGATTTTCATTATTCGCCGGCGATGAAAAACGCCAGCATCGTGTGGACCGAGCAAACCCTGGCGGCCTTCCTGAAGTCCCCGGGCGACGTGGTGCCGGGCAACAAGATGCGCTTCTGGGGCATGACCAGCGACGAGAAAATCGCCAACTTGCTGGCCTACCTGCGTTCGGTGCAATAG
- a CDS encoding superoxide dismutase family protein encodes MKFTTPALLVISAFALSACASTAATRPASQPAAQAQLRPTAGNTANGLLTVVQQADHLSVSLHAQGVPPGPHGFHVHEHGDCSADDGSSAGGHFNPTGAEHGGPHAEHHHVGDFGNVTADANGNIDFSIDIPLTQLTLDPASPEALAGRSVILHAIEDDLKTQPTGNSGKRLACGVVELKK; translated from the coding sequence ATGAAATTTACCACCCCAGCGCTACTCGTCATCAGCGCCTTCGCCCTGAGCGCCTGCGCCAGCACCGCCGCCACGCGGCCGGCCAGCCAGCCGGCCGCGCAGGCGCAATTGCGCCCGACCGCCGGCAATACCGCCAACGGCCTGTTGACGGTGGTGCAGCAAGCCGACCACCTGAGCGTTTCCCTGCACGCGCAAGGCGTGCCGCCCGGCCCGCACGGTTTCCATGTGCATGAACACGGCGATTGCAGCGCGGACGACGGCAGCAGCGCCGGCGGCCATTTCAACCCGACCGGCGCCGAGCATGGCGGCCCGCACGCCGAACATCACCACGTCGGCGATTTCGGCAACGTCACGGCGGATGCCAATGGCAATATCGATTTCAGCATCGACATTCCGCTGACCCAGCTGACGCTGGACCCGGCCTCGCCCGAGGCGCTGGCCGGCCGCAGCGTGATCCTGCACGCGATCGAGGATGACTTGAAGACCCAGCCTACCGGCAATTCGGGCAAGCGCCTGGCATGCGGCGTAGTCGAGTTGAAAAAATAA